A DNA window from Megalobrama amblycephala isolate DHTTF-2021 linkage group LG11, ASM1881202v1, whole genome shotgun sequence contains the following coding sequences:
- the tmem179aa gene encoding transmembrane protein 179, with translation MAVDNFLFGQCILYFLAFLFGFIAVVPLSENGDDFQGKCLLFTEGMWQNENMTMGKQRFIVEEWGPESSCRFITFVGIVSLILSAVQAWRTFFFLCKGHDDSLFHAFLNLLLSLLVVFVVFVAGTISSVGFSGWCDAITENGAMPSSCEDLQDTDLELGVDNSSFYDQFAIAQFGLWSTWLCWLGLTVLAFLKVYHNHRQQELLDSLVQEKELLLGHPLQRSSYMYNRNAMI, from the exons ATGGCCGTCGATAATTTTCTCTTTGGCCAGTGCATCctttattttttagcatttCTTTTCGGTTTTATCGCCGTCGTGCCGCTCTCTGAAAACGGCGATGACTTTCAGGGGAAATGCCTGCTGTTTACTGAGGGAATGTGGCAAAATGAGAACATGACGATGGGTAAACAGCGCTTTATAGTTGAAGAATGGGGACCAGAGTCGTCCTGCCGCTTCATCACTTTCGTGGGCATCGTGTCTCTCATCCTCTCTGCTGTACAGGCGTGGCGGACCTTTTTCTTCCTCTGCAAAGGCCACGACGA CTCTCTTTTTCATGCCTTCTTGAATCTTCTCCTGTCCCTCTTGGTGGTTTTTGTAGTGTTTGTGGCCGGTACTATCTCCAGTGTTGGCTTCAGTGGATGGTGTGATGCTATCACTGAAAATGGGGCCATGCCCAGCAG TTGTGAGGATCTGCAAGACACGGATTTAGAGCTCGGTGTTGACAACTCCTCCTTTTATGACCAGTTTGCCATTGCACAG TTTGGCCTGTGGTCGACCTGGTTATGCTGGCTGGGTCTAACAGTGCTAGCCTTCCTGAAGGTTTACCATAACCACCGACAGCAGGAGCTGCTGGACAGTCTAGTTCAAGAAAAGGAGCTGCTGCTAGGTCATCCTTTACAGAGGAGTTCTTATATGTACAACAGGAACGCCATGATTTAA